From the Oceanibaculum indicum P24 genome, the window CGCGGTAGGCGTTCAGCACTGCCTCGCGGCTGCCCTCGATGGCGGTGGCGTCCAGCGTCGGCCAGTATTCGACGTCGCAGGCCATGGTGCGGGTCATCTCCACCGCGCGGTGCTGCGCCTCCGGCGACAGCGAGATCACCAGGTCGAAGGACCCGTCCAGCAGCTCGTCGAAGGTCTTGGCGCGGTGGCGTGCGATATCGAGGCCGATCTCGCGCATCACCTCGACCGCGAAGGGGTTCACCTCGGACGCTCTGACGCCGGCTGAGTCGACGTAGATGTGCTTGCCATGCAGCGATTTCAGGATCGCCTCGGCCATGGCGGAGCGCACCGCATTCTGCGAACAGGCGAACAGGACGGAACCCGGCAGGTCACGCATCTTCATCACCCCCGGATATGCAGGACGCAGACGAGGGTGAACAGGCGGCGCGCCGTCTTGAAGTCGATCTCCACCTTGCCGGACAGCCGCTCGCGCAGCAGTTCGGAGCCTTCGTTGTGCAGGCCGCGCCGCCCCATGTCGATGGCCTCGATCTGCGAGGGCGAAGCGCGCCGGATCGCCTGGTAATAGCTTTCGCAGATCGTGAAATAATCCTTCACGATACGCCGGAAGGAGCCGATGGCCAGCTGTACCTCCGCCACCCGCACCTCGTCGGTGGTGCGGATATCCATCACCAGCCGGTTATCCTCGATGGACAGGCTCAGATGATAGGGGCCGCCCTCGTGCCCGGCCGGCGCGAAGCTGTTGTCCTCCAGCAGGTCATAGATCGCGACCGCGCGCTCATGCTCGACCTCGGGGCTGCGCCGGACAACCGTACGCTCGTCAAGCGTGATCCTGACGAGCCGGCGCCGATCCTGCCCCGCGTCGCTCACACCGGTCAGCCTCCGTTACCCAGCCGGATGGCCACGGACCGGGCATGGGCGTCCAGCCCCTCGGCCACCGCCAGGGTGACGGCGGCGGGGCCGATGCGCCCCAGGCTGGCGGCATCGCAGCGGATCAGCGTGCTGCGCTTCATGAAGTCGAGCACGCCAAGGCCGGAAGAGAAGCGCGCCGTGCGCGAGGTCGGCAGCACATGGTTCGGCCCGGCGACATAATCGCCCACCGCCTCCGGC encodes:
- a CDS encoding arsenate reductase ArsC; this encodes MRDLPGSVLFACSQNAVRSAMAEAILKSLHGKHIYVDSAGVRASEVNPFAVEVMREIGLDIARHRAKTFDELLDGSFDLVISLSPEAQHRAVEMTRTMACDVEYWPTLDATAIEGSREAVLNAYRDVRDSLLKRIRERFPAAPKSAV
- a CDS encoding UPF0262 family protein; translation: MSDAGQDRRRLVRITLDERTVVRRSPEVEHERAVAIYDLLEDNSFAPAGHEGGPYHLSLSIEDNRLVMDIRTTDEVRVAEVQLAIGSFRRIVKDYFTICESYYQAIRRASPSQIEAIDMGRRGLHNEGSELLRERLSGKVEIDFKTARRLFTLVCVLHIRG